The genomic stretch TATTCTGCGGCTTGATTATTATCCGCTAACACATCTTCATTTAATTGAATAGTTTTTGAAGTTGTCACTCTTGATCCCTACTTTCATATGATTGAATTTTAAAAGTCTCGCCCTGAATAATCTTTCCACTTGGCAGTTTGCAATTAGGACAATTTGAAATCCGTTGATCTGGTTCGTATGATTCTCCACAGATCGTACATTTAGCTAATGCTTTTTCAATGTGAATCACCAATTGAGCTTCATTTGCTAAAAAAGGATAATTATAAGTTTTATGAATATCAAA from Bacillaceae bacterium S4-13-56 encodes the following:
- a CDS encoding hydrogenase maturation nickel metallochaperone HypA, with the protein product MHEIALMSDIFTIIEKDWNKRNLEPVNKVSLIVGELSNAMPDALSMAFDIHKTYNYPFLANEAQLVIHIEKALAKCTICGESYEPDQRISNCPNCKLPSGKIIQGETFKIQSYESRDQE